The Colletotrichum destructivum chromosome 8, complete sequence genome includes the window AGACGGCTTTGTCGTCGTGTCTTCGATCCTCACCGAAGACCAACTCACGAAGCTCCGGGACGCTACTCAAAAGGCCACGGCGCTGGCCCGAGCCGGCAAATGGCCCAATGTCCGAACTCTTCCGAAGCAGTTTCCTCCGTGGCCAACTGCCACGCCAGAAGCACCACCCCAAGGCATCTGGGGGGTGCAGAGCATGATGCACCCTGATATGCCCAACAGCGACATCTTTGTCCAGACCTACTTCTCGGATGCCGTCATAGAGCCTACTAAGCAGCTTCTGCAATGCAGCGACAACGATCTCGTAATGGAATTGTTCAACCTGCTTGTCCGGCCGGACCAAGACTTCGAGCTCCGGTGGCACAGAGACGACATTCCGGCGACAGCCACCCCGGAACAAGAGCTGGACCGGCTCAATAAGCCGGCGTATTCGGCACAATGGAATCTAGCTCTTTACGACGATAACAGCCTCATTGTTGTCCCGGGTTCGCACACCAGGGCCAGAACAGACCTCGAGCGCAACGCGGATCCGTATGAGAAGGAAATTCCGAACCAACTGCTCGTCGAGCTGAAGGCGGGCGACATCGTCTTCTATAACAACAATATCCTGCACCGCGGCGCGTATGTCGCCAACAAGGAGCGCATGACACTGCACGGAAGCGCGGGTCACGTcaagggcagcagcctcCGAGCACGCAACGTGCTCCAACACGGGCTCAAGGACTGGGTGGACAGGGTCGACCTGGGTGCGTTgggcgagagggagagggcgagggccaAGAACATGCGGAGAATGCTGGTCGAGATGGGACATGAAGCGGGGGAAGTGGGATACTCTCTTGAGGGGTAAGATAAGATATGGACCTTGTtacgaagccgacgtggccCCGACGCTGGCCGCGGTAATGCCAGAAATGCAAGAGTTCCAAGGTCAAGAGTCTTGGGTTTGTTGCATGCGGACCGGCGGTGTGTCATAACCGAGCGGCGGATTGCGCGAGTTCTTGGCCAAgatgtgtatgtgtgtgcgccgccggccggcgctTAGTTACGTGTGTGCCCGTGACAGCAGAGGAGAGCATCGTGCGTAAGACAGGGATCGATGCCACGATGATAAAAGAGCGCTTTCGGCGTCAAGTGCTTCTGGAACACCAAGCGACGTCACTCTTCTGGAATCCAAGTTGCTCAACTGATACTTTTCGTCGTAAACGTTGTTTCATCTCACCGAGTCCATTCATCTCAAATCGAGGGAAAAGGTGCTGGTGGCCTGTGCGCAGCGGATGCCTAAGTAACGAGGTGTCTGTGGACCCCCGTGAGCTTTTCCCGTCTCGCGGCCAAATCCGGGTTTGCCATCTATCAATCGACTCTGTCGGCAACACCAGCGTCACTCTCAACCACCTTCAAACACCCGTCCTCGAAGTCGCCCCTCGCCGACCCCTCGAGTTCTGCACCTGGCGACAATGTTGCCCTCCTCGGTGCGGCGCGTGGTCGCCTCGGCACCACAGGCTCCTATCGTCGCCTCCCTCAGCACCTCCGCTCCGAGAGCGGCTACCGCGACCTTCACCCTTCAGCAGAGACCTGGCGGCCACCAGAGACGATGGTCCTCGTCAAGCCCCTCCAGCCCGAACAACAACGGCTCCAAGGACATCCCCGGCCAGGGCCAGTCCGTCCAtgcctcgacgtcgtccaactccagcagcagcaagtcCAACGGTGAGAAGCGGAAACGGAAGAGCAAGGACACCGCCGAGAGGGAGGCTACGCAGAAGTTGCCTAGCGTGCCCAGCACACAACACTTGTCTCAAGAGGGTATGTTTTCCCATCAAAGAGCCGACTCGCGGGGACGAAATAATACTGACGAGCAGACGGGCAGCCCTGGGATTGTCAACCTTTTTCTCCCTGCATCGACCGATATCCGTGACCCACAGCATGCCCAAGTCGGTGACGGAAGAAGCCTTTGCCGCCATCTTCAAGCCCCGGACCAAGGCGAACAAGGTCACCGACGTCATCTCGACACTATCGAGGACGACTGAcgatctcgagggcgccatgGCCAAAATGACGGTCGCGAGCCAGGAGGTGGATGCGTCAGGCGAGCCGGTTCAGAAGATCGACCTCAAGCACCCCGATGGTAGCGAGTCGAGCGTCTACGTCCAGCTCAACTCCATGGCCGGACAGTTCGTGCCCTtccgcccccctcccgcGCCCGAGGCCATGGGCGCTACCGATGCGCATGCTGAGTCCGCCATTGAGGACTCGCTTGACGAGACCCCCCACCACCGCGTCTACAAGGCCATGTTCACCATCGAGGAGacgaccgacgccgacggccaggTCCAGGTGCTCGCCCACAGCCCCAAGATCATGCAGGACGAGGTCCCCCGCTCGTTTCTCGAGCGCATGGCCCTGCGCCAGATGAGGTTCGACGAGGCGCAAGGCCACGACACCATGCAGGCCATCAGCGTCAAGCGCCAACGCaagttgaagatgaagaagaagaagtatAAGAAGCTGATGAAGCGCACGCGCAACTTGCGCCGCAAGCTGGATAGAATATAAGCTGAGGGTGGCTGTATATACAAGCCCGCAGTTTTTTCGCgttctctcttttcctttttccaTAAGCACATTTGGGCAGACGGTTTCTCTCATAATTGGTGTTCAGCCAGGCATCACTGATGGTATCATGTCTTTTTCTTTGGCCAGTCGTCGGGCTTCATAGAGAGTGAGATACAGAGAcaaacagacagacagatcTGCATCATATAGCAATCATCCGACTGTTTGCATCCTGAGACCATCACTCATGATGACTGTGCTGCAACCCCCAGAGATGCTGCGGAGCATAGGTAGAGACGGTGCGacagagagggggagagatCCTGTACAACAAAAGAGTGTATTACTAGTTCCAcaagagaaggaagaaggaCACGGTCAAGTGTTTTTAGAGATTCCTCTTCCAAGTTGCCTTTTCTTGAGTCATTACCGTCCCCCTGGTGTGATTTTTGGTGATCGCCCAAGGGGCGTGGAGACAAAAGAGCGCTATGGGGTGGTCATAGCGGAAAAGTTCCTGCACCCCACCAAGGTGCAGCCGCCGTTCAGCTCACCGCTCGGCAGAAAAGGTTCTCTCCGCCAAATTTTTGGATTTCCTCGAGTCTGCCTCTCGATGGTAAGCTTGCGCCGACCTCAGCAAGCCTGTAGCCGCCAACTTACACCACTACCCCGCCAACTGCGAGCTCTTTCCAAGATGTCGTCGCGCAAGGCAGTGTATGTCATGCTGCCAAACTCGCAATGCGATTGAATTGTAATGCTGACGATCTTGCGGCAGAGACCAGCGGATCCCGAATCTCATTTACAACGGCttgcaggagaagaagcgaaGCTTCTTTGTCGTTGTCGGAGACCATGCCAAGGATGTCATTGTGAACCTCCACTACTTGATGTCCCAGCGAGACATCAAGCAGAACAAGTCTGTCCTGTGGGCGTACAAGAACAAGCTCCTGGGCTTCACCAGGTATGATTACCTTACGGGAGGCACTTACTCACACATGGCGTCGAGCTGACAGCTTCGCTTCTTTCCTAGTCACCGTAAGAAGCGCGAGAACAAGATCAAAAAGGAGATCAAGCGCGGCACCCGCGAAGCCAACGAGTCCGACCCCTTCGAGCTTTTCGTATCCCTTCACAACATCCGATATGTCTACTATAAGGAGACCGAGAAGGTGCTCGGAAACACCTTTGGCATGTGCATTCTGCAAGACTTCGAGGCCATGACACCGAACATCCTGGCGAGAACGATTGAGACGGTCGAGGGTGGCGGTCTGGTCGTCCTCCTGCTCAAGGGTATGACCAGCTTGAAGCAGCTGTACACCATGTCCATGGACATCCACTCGCGATACCGGACAGAGGCGCACGACGACGTTGTTGCCCGTTTCAACGAGCGCTTCATCCTCTCCCTGGGAAGCTGCGACTCTTgtctcgtcatcgacgacgaaaTGAACGTCCTACCCATCTCGGGCGGCAAGAACGTCAAGGGActgccgccggccgacaAGGACATTGTCAAGACGGAAGCGCAGCAGGAATTGGAGGACATGAAGGAGGCCCTACAAGATACCCAACCAGTCGGCTCCCTGGTTACCCTTGCGAAGACGGTCGACCAGGCCAAGGCGCTGCTGACCTTTGtggacgccatcgccgagaaAACCCTGAGAAGCACGGTGACCTTGACTGCCGCCAGAGGACGTGGAAAGTCTGCGGCCATGGGTGTGGCTGTTGCGGCTGCTGTAGCACACGGCTACAGCAATATCTTCATCACTTCCCCCTCGCCCGAGAACCTGAAGACTCTCTTCGAGTTCGTCTTCAAGGGCTTTGATGCGCTCGGCTACGCTGATCACGCCGATTACTCCATCATCCAGTCCACGAACCCTGACTTCAACAAGGCCATCGTCAGAGTCAACATTCACCGGGCGCATCGCCAGACGATCCAGTACATCAGACCCCAGGATGCTCACGTTCTGGGCCAGGCAGAGCTGGTCGTCATCgatgaggccgccgccatcccctTACCCCTGGTCCGCAAGCTCATGGGCCCTTACCTGGTCTTCATGGCCTCCACCATCAACGGTTACGAGGGCACCGGACGTTCGTTGTCGCTGAAGCTGATCAAGCAGCTGAGGGAGCAGTCAAGACCTGGTGCGAAGACCAAGAACGACACAGAGGTTGCTGACCGCACCACgggcaagacggccaaggaTCAGGGCTCAAGCCACCAGGCCAGCCGCTCTCTTCGCGAGATCACCCTGTCGGAACCCATCAGATACGCCCAGGGCGACTCCGTCGAAAAGTGGTTGAACAAGCTTCTGTGTCTGGATGCCACCCTCCCTAAGGCCAAAGCCAGCAGCCAAGGCTGCCCGGACCCGTCCCAGTGCGAGCTGCTGAAAGTCAACCGCGATaccctcttctctttccaCCCTGTCCCTGAGAAGTTCCTGCAGCAGATGGTGGCTCTCTACGTCGCCAGCCACTACAAGAACTCCCCCGACGACCTCCAACTGATGAGTGACGCCCCCGCTCACGAGCTTTACGTGCTCATTGCGCCGACATCAGACGGAAAGCTTCCCGAGCCCCTCTGTGTCATCCAGGTTGCCTTGGAAGGTAAGATCAGCAGACAAAGCGTCATCAACAGCCTGAGCAGAGGACAACGGCCTTCCGGCGATTTGATCCCCTGGCTCGTGAGCCAGCAGTACCAGGACGATGAGTTCGCCTCCCTGTCCGGTGCGCGTGTCGTGAGGATAGCCACGAACCCGGAGTACGTGTCGATGGGATACGGCACCAAGGCTCTGCAACTGCTCACCGAATTTTACGAGCAAAAGTTCACCAATCTGTCCGAGGATGCCGATCTTACCATGGAGGAGACGCTGCCGAGGGTGACGGATGCGGAGCTGGCCAACACATCCCTGCTCGCAGACGATGTCCACATCAGAGACATCAATAAGCTGCCACCGCTGTTTGCGAGATTCTCTGAAATCAGACCCGCCGCTCTGGACTACGTCGGTGTCAGCTACGGCTTGACACAGCAGCTCCACAAGTTCTGGAAACGTGCCTCATTTGCCCCCGTCTACCTTAGGCAAACGGCCAACGACCTGACGGGCGAGCACACGTGCGTCATGCTCCGGCCTCTGGAGAACACCGCAGACCAATCGTGGCTCGGCGCCTTCTCGAGAGATTTCCAGCGGCGGTTCCAGTCGCTGCTCTCGTACCAGTTCCGAGAGTTCCAGTCTGTGGTTGCGCTCAGCATCGACGAGTcggccaacgccggcgcGAAGCTCGATGGCACTGAGCCTACGGCTCTGACCaaggtcgagctcgacagGCTCCTGACACCTTTCGACCTGAAGCGTCTCGAGTCTTACGCCAACAATATGTTAGACTACCACGTCATCCTTGACCTCGTCCCTACCCTGGCCAGCCTGTACTTCACGGGCAAGCTCAAGGGCGATATCAAGTTGACGGGTGTTCAGCAGGCTATTCTGTTGGCCATCGGTCTGCAAAGGAAGGATATGGATATCATCTCCCAGGAGCTGTCTCTCCCGTCTTCGCAACTTCTGGCTATGTTCATCAAGATTCTGCGCAAGATCACGGCCCACTTTGGCAGCTTGGTcaacgctgccgccgaggccgagctgccCAGGGCCAATACCATTGGTGTCAGCCAGGAGAATGCGTCGGGCGCgcatgacgacgaggttgtgGACAAGAGATTTGCTCCGCTTGAGACGTctctcgaggacgagctcgaaGAGGGAGGCGACGAGGCTCTGGCCAAGCTGCGGAAGAAGCAGCGTGAGCTTATCGACTCCCTTCCCCTCGACCAGTATGTTCTTATTCCTTGCGACCCTCGGAACGTTCTAAGCTAACCTTGTTCCAGATATgaagtcgacggcgatgctcCCGCATGGGCAGAGGCAGAgcaggccatcaaggagggcaagTCGGGGGTTGTCAGCATCAAGACGGGCAAGTCAAAGCGCAAGGCGGgaccgacggcggcggagataTACGACGAGGCCCTTGGGGAGAAGAAGTCTCACAAGAAGGCTaagaagtccaagaaggACAGAGACTAAAAGGGTGGGATGCGGTCGGTATCGGTAAACAAAAGTGTAAAAGCATTCTAAACTGAGAGAAGGATATAATGGGGTTTGTTCCTGACATTTGACATAGGGGGTGCCTCTGTACGGAGTTGGCTCGGCTTTTTTGTTCAAATTTTGACAAGTTTATTGTTTCCAGTTGGCACAGAGGAACGGTGGTTTGTTGTCTGATAAAATTCCATAAGGTCTCTCGTGGATCTGGTGAATGCGGTTGATGTTTGACAGGACCGGAGGAGCCTTGATTTTCAAGCAGCTAACGAAGAAGGAACTAAGCTGCCCTCCCTCGCACCTTCCTTCCACTCGAataccagcagcagcaacgatACCTCTTTCCTTCGTCCGCCAACCCAGCCCGTCACTTGAGTTTCTTGCTTTGCTAGCCGACTCTTTTCCACAGGTACCTACCGTTCTACCTCTTTGGTGATCGAGCTTGGAGCATATCACGAAACACATCGATGGAAAACTGCCTGCCTTTTCACCAGCAATCGAACTCCAACCTCATAATCACGTTTTGTCCTATCGTACCGAAGACCTCGAGATACTCTACGACGATCTACCTCGCGATTCAACTCAACTGGCACAATTCTGAATCAGCTGCGCGAGCTGGTCGTACcgccagcaccagcaacGCCCAGAATGTGTACCGAAACCATCGCCCTCTGCGAAAGCTGCGGCCTACATAGGCACATTCACTACCATCTCTGCATGGCTTGGCTGTGGAGCTACCGCCAGATCGAATGGGGCTTCACCACGCCGCTCGACTCGACCCCGAAGGCCAAGAATTGCCCTttccttgacggcgaggtcaagCTGGAGATCCAGCCCGGGCGGTGCCCCAACGAGCAGTGCCCCGGTCACCGAATCAAGGCGGAGATGGACCTGACGCCGGCTGACACGAGAACGGACGCCGACAAGATCGAGGCGCAGCGCATTAAGCTGGGcctgaagaagaggacgagacCGCAGGGTTTCCAGGACCCGTTGGAGGTCGGTCGGCCGCATCAGCGCAATGTCCCCGTCGTCATCTTGGACGGGCGGCCCGACGAGGGCTCTGGACAGATTCAGGGGCGGCATAGGGGTCGGGAGGATCGGGAAACGAACGGGACAGTCACACCCCAGCAGGAGCACGCTGGAGGAATCAAGATCCCAACGCGTTCGCCGCCAGTCGGGGTGCCTGCTTGGAGGCAGAGGGATTTCAACGGACCCATGATGATGCCGCACTGAGGCGACCGCCAGGGGCAAGGCGATATATATTGTGCAGAGGATGCGCCGACTTGGGGGGGCATGCCGTCGCGGATAAATGAGTAACGGGTTCGGAAGGACCAGGAGCCAAATTTGACTCGCAATACCGTGCGGGAGTAAGAGCGTTGAATTAAGCGCACCCTTTGCTTATCATGGCTAATAAGTTATCAACAttcttcatcatcgacagAATGAGAACCAGGTGAGGTCATGAAGCTGTGTTGTATCCTGTTGTTGGGTTGGTTGGTACAGCACGATTACCTTAACGGCTCGAACGGGATTGGTCTGAGGATCCAAGAGAATGTTTCTTGCCGGCAACTCGGCAGGGTTTATTTAGCTCTTGTCAGCCCAGCCCTGCGGCGCCATTTAAGCCTGTTTTTGACGGGAGAGCCAATCTCAGCAGTGGAGTCGTTCCCCTGTAGACAACCAATACAACGCCCCCAACAGCGCGCCCAGGCCATCCACCGAGAGCTGGAGGGATCATGCACGTCGTCTCTGCGCGCGACCTGGGGGATGACATTTCTCACATTTCCCGTTCGTCCCGTGTAAACATCATCCCATCTCCTaccttctctctccctcgccctcatcctcgcccttAATCGCGAACTACTCATCCACCGTAGATGGGATCTTGAGCCGTCAATTGACCTTGCCGCAACGGGAAACGCCTGTCATTCGAAATCGTATACCCTTTTGTTTGATTCAGGCGGGTTGACCTCGACGCATCCCTCGTCTCCAAAAACTCCCATGCCTTACGGGCCCGTCGTCACGATGCATGCCTTGAACGTCGTCGCTTcggtcgtcctcctcctccggggcgttgccgccgtccccgcACCGAGCCTTGTCGCCCGTGCCGATGTCCTCGCTCCCACGGCTGCTT containing:
- a CDS encoding Putative phytanoyl-CoA dioxygenase; the protein is MTVPSLLDRLNRDGFVVVSSILTEDQLTKLRDATQKATALARAGKWPNVRTLPKQFPPWPTATPEAPPQGIWGVQSMMHPDMPNSDIFVQTYFSDAVIEPTKQLLQCSDNDLVMELFNLLVRPDQDFELRWHRDDIPATATPEQELDRLNKPAYSAQWNLALYDDNSLIVVPGSHTRARTDLERNADPYEKEIPNQLLVELKAGDIVFYNNNILHRGAYVANKERMTLHGSAGHVKGSSLRARNVLQHGLKDWVDRVDLGALGERERARAKNMRRMLVEMGHEAGEVGYSLEG
- a CDS encoding Putative ribosomal protein mS38, which produces MLPSSVRRVVASAPQAPIVASLSTSAPRAATATFTLQQRPGGHQRRWSSSSPSSPNNNGSKDIPGQGQSVHASTSSNSSSSKSNGEKRKRKSKDTAEREATQKLPSVPSTQHLSQEALGLSTFFSLHRPISVTHSMPKSVTEEAFAAIFKPRTKANKVTDVISTLSRTTDDLEGAMAKMTVASQEVDASGEPVQKIDLKHPDGSESSVYVQLNSMAGQFVPFRPPPAPEAMGATDAHAESAIEDSLDETPHHRVYKAMFTIEETTDADGQVQVLAHSPKIMQDEVPRSFLERMALRQMRFDEAQGHDTMQAISVKRQRKLKMKKKKYKKLMKRTRNLRRKLDRI
- a CDS encoding Putative GNAT domain, Helicase domain, tRNA(Met) cytidine acetyltransferase TmcA, with the translated sequence MVSLRRPQQACSRQLTPLPRQLRALSKMSSRKAVDQRIPNLIYNGLQEKKRSFFVVVGDHAKDVIVNLHYLMSQRDIKQNKSVLWAYKNKLLGFTSHRKKRENKIKKEIKRGTREANESDPFELFVSLHNIRYVYYKETEKVLGNTFGMCILQDFEAMTPNILARTIETVEGGGLVVLLLKGMTSLKQLYTMSMDIHSRYRTEAHDDVVARFNERFILSLGSCDSCLVIDDEMNVLPISGGKNVKGLPPADKDIVKTEAQQELEDMKEALQDTQPVGSLVTLAKTVDQAKALLTFVDAIAEKTLRSTVTLTAARGRGKSAAMGVAVAAAVAHGYSNIFITSPSPENLKTLFEFVFKGFDALGYADHADYSIIQSTNPDFNKAIVRVNIHRAHRQTIQYIRPQDAHVLGQAELVVIDEAAAIPLPLVRKLMGPYLVFMASTINGYEGTGRSLSLKLIKQLREQSRPGAKTKNDTEVADRTTGKTAKDQGSSHQASRSLREITLSEPIRYAQGDSVEKWLNKLLCLDATLPKAKASSQGCPDPSQCELLKVNRDTLFSFHPVPEKFLQQMVALYVASHYKNSPDDLQLMSDAPAHELYVLIAPTSDGKLPEPLCVIQVALEGKISRQSVINSLSRGQRPSGDLIPWLVSQQYQDDEFASLSGARVVRIATNPEYVSMGYGTKALQLLTEFYEQKFTNLSEDADLTMEETLPRVTDAELANTSLLADDVHIRDINKLPPLFARFSEIRPAALDYVGVSYGLTQQLHKFWKRASFAPVYLRQTANDLTGEHTCVMLRPLENTADQSWLGAFSRDFQRRFQSLLSYQFREFQSVVALSIDESANAGAKLDGTEPTALTKVELDRLLTPFDLKRLESYANNMLDYHVILDLVPTLASLYFTGKLKGDIKLTGVQQAILLAIGLQRKDMDIISQELSLPSSQLLAMFIKILRKITAHFGSLVNAAAEAELPRANTIGVSQENASGAHDDEVVDKRFAPLETSLEDELEEGGDEALAKLRKKQRELIDSLPLDQYEVDGDAPAWAEAEQAIKEGKSGVVSIKTGKSKRKAGPTAAEIYDEALGEKKSHKKAKKSKKDRD